The Callithrix jacchus isolate 240 chromosome 7, calJac240_pri, whole genome shotgun sequence DNA window CCGTGCCCTCGCTCTGCAGCCAGGTGCAGGGGGGTCTTTCGGAGCCATCCGGCAGCATCCACCTGGGCACCCTTGTCCAGGAGGCAGCTGGCGACCTCCATGTGGCCTTCCCGAGAGGTGTGGTGCAGGGGTGTGAGGCCCAGGGTGTCCCGTGCATCCACCTCAGCTCCCCGGGTAACTAGCAGCTGGACGATGGATAAGTGTCCCCGGGAGGCAGCCCTGTGCAATGCAGAGCGGCCATGCCTGTCCCTGAGGCCTGGGTCTGCCCCATGGCCCAGCAGCACCTCAATGTCCTGGAACAGGAGAGGAAGGCAAGGGCTGGCATCAGCCTGGCAGGTGAGGGGCAGAGCCACTGGGCCTCTCCGGTCCCCCAGTGGCCTGACGCTCCTGGCACCACTTCCTCATGTGGTGAGCGACACCAAACCCAGGACCGGCCTGCATCGGCTCTGCTGGGAAGTCCACTTTTCCCCCTAAGGGTCCTTAGAGCAAATTCAAGTGTCTGCAGCCACCACCCTGCCTGCTGCCTGTGGTAGGGGGGCTCAGGCTCAGGCTGAGAGCTGTCGGAGAGTCTGTTGCTGTCACCAACATAAAGACGGGGGCCGGGCCTGGGGTCCTGCCCTGGTCTCCTCGGGATGGAGCCACACCCAAGGGGCACAGCCGGGCGTCCAGGCCCTTCGAGCCGGGACACTGTCCCCAGCCCAGCCTGCTGCGCCCCCTCCCGTCACTGCCGCAGGAGGGCGGGACGTACCTGCCGGCGGCCCAGGGCAGCCGCCAGACCCAGTGCCGTGGCCCCCGCGCCGTCCCTGGCGTCCACCCGAGCCCCGCGTGCCAGGAGGAAGCGCAGCGCCGCCCCTTGCCCCGCCGAGGCCGCCACGAGCAGGGCGCCGTCCAGGCCCGCGCCGCCGGCCGCCAGCAGCTCCAGGATCGCCAGCCGCCCGCCCGCGGCAGCCCAGTGCGCCGCAGTCCAGCCGCGCGCgtcctccgcctccgcctccgcctccgccgcAGGCCCGGGAGCCTCCAGCAGGCGTGCGGCCAGTGCGTGCGGCCCAGGGCGGCGGCCCAGTGCAGCGGCGTGAGGCCCGTTCCGGAGCACGCGGTCGCCGAGGCCCCGCGCCGCAGCAGCAGCTCTGCCACCTGCGAGTGCCCGTGCCAGGCGGCCTCGTGCAGCGCTGTGCGCCCCGCCCGGTCCACAGCGCCCACTGGGGCCCCGCGCCGCAGCAGGAGGCGCACCAGGGGCGTGTGACCCCGCAGAACGGCCAGGTGGAGGGGGGTCCGGCCTGCGTGGTCCCTGAGGGGGCAAGGGCGTCGGCGCCCGGGTGGACCCCTGACCACACCCCCGTCTTGCCCCATCCAGCGCTGGGAACACGGtcctgctccacccagagaaggGACCCGTGCCACCCACCCTGCCCTAGAACCTCCTCCTACCCCATCCAGAGAAGGGACCCCTCCACCCACCCGGTGCTGGGATCCCCGTCCTACCTCATTCAGAGAAGGGCCCCCTCTGCCCACTCAGTGCTGGAATTCCATCCTACTTCACCCAGAGAAGGGACCCCCCTACCCGCCAGCACAGACGCACCTCTCCTCCACACTGGCCCCTTGCTGCAGCAGCTGCATCACCAGGCCTGCAGGACCCCACCACAAGGCCTGGAGCAGGTGCCCCCAGCCCTGGAAGACACTAGACCCTGCTGTCCTGGTTCCCAGGGCCTCTTCGGAGTCCAGCTCTATCCACTGCcattcctgctcctcctcctcctcctctctaaGTTCTGGCCTCTGGAAGTCCATCTGGGGGAGCAGGGATCTGCATTCAGCCTGGAAGCCTCTGACTTGCCCCAGCCCAGTGTCCCAAGCCACCCTGGAGCCACACATTCCAATCACCACTTAGCCTTCAGAGGGGCTTGGCTCCCTTACCCAAGGGGGCTGGCCCAGGAGCTCTCTGCTCTGGCTGAGGGTCCTCTAGGCAGGTTCTGGCGCAGACTCAACCTGGTGACCCTCTTCACAAAATCCCTTCTGCAGGCTTTGGGGTGAAGCGTCTGCTGCTGAAAAGCTGAAAGTCGGCAGCTTCAGCCTTGCAGAGGGTGGAAGAACACAGCTAGTCCCTGGGACAGGCTGAGGACACCTGACACTGTTTACCCAGCCACTTAGGAAGGCCCTGCCTTCTGCCTTCAGACCAGCCCCTGCCAAGCATGCTTCCTCCCCTGCTAGCTGCCAGGGTCCCAGCTCGGCTGCCCTCCTGGGGAAAAGGCCAGGGCGGTTGGGGAGGACAAGCAGGAACACGTCCGTGGGCAAAAGCTCCTCAGATCCCACCACCCCCAGGAAGCACAACTTTGGATGTGCCACGACGTGCCCCTGGAAGGCACCCCCACAGACCTCTCCAGGAGGCCCACCCTTGGGCTGcctccctcaccctcactcctgtCCCTGCTGGCTAAGCCCACCCAGAGGTGGGTGCCAGCCCCTCCTCCCAAttccaggctgaggaggagggcAGGGTAAGGTTCTAGCCTCCCTTTCTGCAAATGCTACACAGGACAAAAGATTCACCAAGAATGCCAGGCAGGTGTCCTGGGGAAGAGGGTGGTGCTGGCGTGGTAGGGACAAAAACTCCTTGGGGGCTGATGGGGAAGTCTGGAGCCAGGGAAGGGACAAATGTCTGGGCAGGGGTGGAGCAGGCCAGGAGGGAGTGTGGGGAGAATAGAATTTAGAGTGTGTCTACATCTTAGAAAAGCCGCTCTGCCAGAGCAAGGCCTGGGTCAGCAGGATTCTGGGGGCCTGGGGTAGGGCGGGTGGGGCTGGTCCTGAGGGCTTCTTCCCATCTCTAAGTACCTGGAGCCAGGCAGGAGAAGGCAGCATGCCTTGTGGGGCGGCTGCAGCAGCCTGGCTCTCCAGCAACTGCACAGGACACGGGAGGGCCTGCCCATTCCCACCCCAGCcgccttcagcctcccaggtcctCAAGGACTGGGTCTCCTGAGGGCCTTGGCCTGGCCTCCCTCACTCCCTAGAAGGCCGCCTCTCCAAAGGCCCAAAGGGTCTCCAAGCAAGAGACCAGGGGTCCCATCCCACCACCCCAGCCACACAGACCCTGCCCCGAAAACCTTATCGCGTTACTCATCTGTCACCTTCCCAGAGCTGACCACCGATGCACCTGAAGCAACGTGTGCCTCTGACCCTGTTTTAGTTCGTTCTTAGCATTTATCACTACGGGAAAGTatccatgtgtttattttatttaaatgtctgCCTTCCTTTTCTAGAAAGAAAGCTCTGTGAGGCTCCCAAGCATGCTAGGCAAGTGCTGGTCCGAAGGCAGAAGGCAGGGCTTTCCTAAGTGGCTGGGTAAACAGTGTCAGGTGGCCTCAGCCTGGAGCAGGCACCAGGAAAGAAGTGAGGAGCTCTGGGGGCCGGCAGAAAGTCTCACACTCATCAGGGCCAGGGAGGCCACAGAAACTGTCTCATGCCAGCTTCCCAGAGGTACAGAGGCCCAGCAGGCTCCTCCCAAGACTCCCGTCTCCCCTGGGTCCCACTGCAGCAGGGGCAGCCACAGCTGCCTCTACGATGCTTGTAGGACCCACACACAGTGGGGCACAGAGGGCCGAGGCTGCAGCCCCTTTCCTATGGAATCTAAAGAACCTGGAGTGATTCTGCAGAGGCCTTCGAACCAGAGCAGCTCCATCTTGAACAGGGGCTGGGTAAAgtgaggctgagacctgctgggttGCATTCCCAGGAGAtcaggcattcttagtcacaagATGAGATCAACACAAGATACAGGCCATAAAGACCCCGCTAATAAAACAGGATGCTGCGAACAAGCCAGCCCTAACCTGCCAAAACCGCctgcccctttcctggaaaactcaggAACGAGCCACACCATGTTGGGCACAGGATCAAGAGGCAACAATGAGTGGACTCGGGGGCCAGCCCTTCTCCCATTCCTTTATTTCCCTATTaaacttgctttccctttgctcACTGGACTTGCCCAGATTCTTTTTTGCGTGgggtccaagaaccctctcttggggtctggatctgaACCCCTTTCTGGTAGCAGTCCCTGGGACTCAGTAGCAGTTCagcagtgtttgttgaatgaagaagGGAGGGACCTGGGTGAGGAGACTTAGAAAGCAAGGTTttgcaactttttaaaacttttatctgtgtttttgagatggagtcttgctctgtcgcccaggctgaagtgcaatggtgcaatctcggctcactacaatctctgcctcccgggttcaagcaattctcctgtctcagcctcccaagtagttgggactacaggtgcatgctaccacgcttggctaattttttttatttttatgttttaaatagagatgaggtttcaccttagtggtcagattggtcttgaactactgatctcaggtgatgcaccctctttggcctcccaaaatgttgggattacaggtgtgagccatggtgcctggctgcaacctttttttttcaacCCCAAATCACTATCTGAATGAACAAATAGCACTAAAGACCTTGGCGTGTGGGCACCAGTGGAACAGTGGAAACAGTGAAGCTGTGCCATGGGCAACAGGGCCTGGCCTACACTGCAGGGAGGCCTCAGCTGCCCTGCTGGACTTCACATGCCACGTGGTGCCACCGTCTGACCTGTTCACATGTCTGAAGGAAGCGGGCAAGGTGGAGAGGCCTGGAAAGTGTTGGAAGGGATGGAGCCCACTAGGAGAAGTCGTCACAGGGAACAGCTCAGCTCACAGACACCCTACTCCTGAGTGTCAATTCATGATGAAAATGGAGTttgggcccggtgcagtggcccaggctgcctataatcccagcactttgggaggctgaggtgggcagatcatctgaggtcaggagctcaagaccagcctggctaacaccgtgaaacccgtttctactaaaaatacaaaaaattagccaggcctggtggtgggtacctgtagtcccaactacttgggaggctgaggcaggagaattgcttgaacctgggaggcagaggtcgcagtgagctaagatcgcgccattgtactccagcctgggcaacagagtgaaactctgtcttaaaaaaagaaagaaagaaaagaaaaggggccgggcgtggtgtcttacgcctataatccaagctctttggaggccaaggcgggcggatcacttgaggttgggagttcaagaccagcctgaccaacatggtgaaaccccgtctttaaaaaatagatataaaataaaataaaaaaaagaaaagggaattggAACTGCCGATGCTGTGCAATAGAGCTGATGTTTGTCAGTGGGAGACAGACAGACATCAGGGACTGTGCCGGGCAAGGGGGCtaacgcctgtcatcccagcactgtcgGACACCCAGGTGCGCAGAACGcctggagctccagaccagcttgggcaacatgatgagatcccatctctataaaaactaccaaaattagccaggctgtcgtggcaggtgccagtagttccagctattcaggaggctgaggtcagaggattgattgagcccaggaggtcgaggctgcagtgagcagtgcctgaaccactgtactgcagcttgggtgacagagtaagaccgtcTCAAATAAATGTCAGAATTGGGAGTCACTTTCGGGGAGACTGATTGGGGTTTTGCGTGGCTGGAAAAAGTTTTGTCCCTGACTGGAAATGATGGAACACAGATTCTCCTCCTGGAAAATctgcctttcctctgcttggGTTCAGATGCAAGGGTGCCCCGCTGCCTACTCAGTGCCTGCATGTGCAGGCCCCACACCCTGTGGCTCACAAGCATCCTGAGGGGCCCTCTCATCCACACTGCAACCCAGTGGAGGACGGGCGAGGTGTTTGGATGAAGGAGCAGTGGGGCCGGGGCTGGGAAGTGGGGTGGGGGCCCGGCCTCCAGGTGGCAGCTACTGCCAGGGCAGCTGTCAGAGTCAAAGCCTTTGAAATGAAGTCTTTGTGTTGGGGAGCTGCAGAGGGGGAGGGTGGGACAAGGAGGGAGGAGGCCCCAGTGGGGAGGGCCCTCGAAAGGCCTGCCCAGAGCATCAGGAGCCGGCAGGGGCTGGAGACTGGAGACTGGCCGGCTGGAGTTGCAGTTGCCTGGCAAAGGGGAAAGAGGTGGGGGTGTGGCTCTGGGGCAGACATCAGGCGGGACCTCCCTAGCCAGGGTGCAGGGTCTGGCTGGGCCTGAGGACGGGCTGCTGCCGGGGGTGGGGTTAAAGATCTTGTAGGCTGGCCAGCTTTGCTCAGTGCCTGAGCACCTACGTCTCCCCGCAAGTCTGCAGCAGCAGGAGCATGAGTGAGCAGGGaagggagacagagatggaggagGACGAGGGAGGTGGGGCTTCGGACACAGCACCTATGCTGCCCCGGAGACCTCCCGACGACCAGGCCTCAGCCCTGACATGCCCAGGGTGGCTGGGCCTGGCTGCCCGAGGCCTCGGgcccctgctgctgctgggccGGCTGCTGGCTGGCCTCCTGCTGCACCTGCTGCTGCCCGCCACAGCCTTCCTGCTGGTGCTCCTGCCCGCAGCGGCCATCGTCTACCTGGGATTCCTGTGCCACTCGAGGGTGAGCCTGCACCCCAGGGGTGGGGGACTTGCTGGGGTCCTGGGCATCCCTGGGGCTGAAGGCCACTGTGCCCCTTCCAGCATCACTCCTTGTCCTCGGAGACACGTGTGCCCCTCCCTGGCAACCCCTTCTTCCAAGCACCCCCACCAACCACAGCCAGAGAAGGGCTTTTGTTTTTCAGCCAAGGGACAGCTCTGTCCCCTCCCCGAGGCCTCCCAACCTTGTACCAGGGGCCACCAGGGCCTGGAcagctgggtgggggtggggagaagagggagttccaggaagagaagatgaaaatgttGTCAAACTTCACTAACCCAtagcccccagcccctccccaaacacacacagcccctcccaGGCCCTGCTGTCAGCGCTGGGCTTCACCTGCAGAGTGGGCTGTGGCCTGGTGTGGGGCAGGGACTTAGGCAGATAGCCCTAGACCCCTTTCTGCTGTCATGCGGGCTGGCACCAGCTGGTGCCCAAAGAACTCAGAAGAGCAGAAGCGGGCATAAAGGGCCAGAGGACGCTGTCTCTGAGTTGCCCCTCAAGGGACCTACTTGGCCTTTACCCTCTGAGTCCCAGATCTGTCCACCTGTCAGCATTGCCTGGTCCAACCTCTCCCCGCCCTGCCCCTCCATCGCCGTGGCCCAAATCCTTCATCCCCTCCATCGCCCCCTCCTCTCCCCGCCCTGCTCAGCCCCACCCTGGACCCTCTATCGCCCACTCCGCGCTCTCCCGCCCTGCACCCCACCATCTCCCATTGCTCGGCCACTTCATCCTTTCCCCATCCGGctacctctcccctccccaccctcccatccattaTCGCCCCGCCCTCctagccccgccccgcccccgcttCCCTCCTTCCACCGCCTCGCCCCCTCCTTACCCCGCCACGCCCCATCCACACCTCGCCACGCGCCCTCCTAGCTCCACCGCGCCCCCTTCTCACCCGCCACGCCCTCCTAGCTCAGCCCCGCCCCCTCCTCACCCCGCCCCCTCctcaccccgccccgccccctcctccGTCCACCATCCCTCCCGCTCCTCACCCCGCCCCGCCCGTTCTgcaccccgccccgccccctcctccctccctccaccgcCCCGCCCCGCTCCCCACTGACCGCCCGCCCGGCCCCCAGGTCCACCCGGCTCCCGGCCCCCGGTGCCGCGCCCTGTTCTCGGACCGCGGCTCCGCGGCGCTCATCGCGTTCGGGCTCCTCTCGCTGCCGCCACTGCTGGTGCTCGCCTCAGCCGTCCGCGCCCGCCTGGCCCGACGCCTCCGCCCGCTGCTGCCTCCGCCCGCTTCGACCCCCGGATCCCGCCGCTCCCCGGGGCACCCCGACGGGGAGGGGCAACTCTGCGCCTGGGTTTGACCCGGCAAAACCCCGGGAGGCCTCCGATCGCGTGGCCCGGCCCGGGAGACTGGGTGTCGCGCCCGCTCCTGTCCCCCCGGCTGCGACCCCGGCCTCCTCCGCGCAGAGCCCCGCCCCGCCACGGAGTGGAGGGGAGCACAAGCGGGGCAGGGCCCAGCCCGGCAGGCGGCTCTCCGGAAGGGCTCAGGCCCCAGCCTCAAGGCCTCCCGCACCTGCCCAGGCCCCAGCCTCCAGCGTCCAGGGCTGTGGAGCCCCCTGGGGAGACCCCCAGGCTCGGCCAAGCTTAGGGTTCCAGCAGGGCTCAGCCTGTGGCCAGGCTCGCATTCAGATAGGCACCAGCATCAGTCCACTCTCTCCGGTAGCCTCTGCCATCTCGTCTGTGACTTTGGTGCTCCTAGGAGTGCCTGCTCTTACCCGCCCGgtcaggtgtaagccactggtCCACATCGTTCTCAGCTCCGGatcaggtgtaagccactggtTCACATCGTTCTCAGCTCCGGAAATCCTTCAACCATGATCTCCAGTTTCACCAGGAATTccttctccacaccctcaccttTTCCTTTTACCCTCCTCATTGTCTCCTCCATCTAATCTGCTGATTAACTCATCCATTTTATCTTAAATTATTACGTTCACATATGCACACCAGGCACcttggctcaggcctgcaatcccagcaccttgggaggctgaggtgggcagatcacttaaggccaggagtttgagaccagcctggccaacgtggtgaaaccccatctctactaaaaatacaaaaatgagtcaggcttggtggcgtaatcccagctattcaggaggctgaggcaggagaatcacttgaacccaggaggcagaggttgcagtgagctgagatggtaccactgcactctatcctggatgGCTGAGCAAGActcgactctgtctcaaagcaaaaaaaaaggttaatataTCTAAAAGTTACATCTGATAGTTTTAGATTTGTATGATCATTTTTTATAGTCTGTTGGTACCTGCTTACTTTTTGAATTACAGTATCCGCATCTTAAACATATTTCACGTatagttattttatattctatgtcAAAGAATTCCAGTTTCCTCGTCTTTGGGGCTCTAAATCTGTGATTGGTTATTTCTACCAATTCTTATCAATACCATGGTGTTTCTCTGAACCTTTGGTAATGTTCAGTTGTCAGCCGTTATCTGTGACAATTCTGAGGCCCAATTTGGGGATGCTTCCCTCCAGAGACTATTCCTCTTTTACACGTGAGACCACACTGCACCCCCTCGGTGACCCTTGAGTCCCCTGGTTTAGCAGCCTCTATGCAGAGAAGCACACTTCTTCCCTGGCCACAGGCTGGCTCTCTGTCCCTGTGTGTGTCTAGGGAATTTTCTGCTTTCCCAACCAGTTCCCTTCACCATCCAGGCCTCCTCACTACTCCATCTGTTTGTttacttagagacagggtcttgctctgccacccaggctgagtgcagtggtgagctcatagctccctgcagcctcgacctcctgggctcaagtgatcctcctgcctcagcctcccaagtacctgtgGCTACAaagtgcatcaccacacccagctacttttaaattttttgtagagacggggtctcatcgtgttgcccaggctggtctcaaactcctgggtgcaagcagaccactcgcctcagccttctgaagtgttgggattacaggcgtgagccacccctctgggccttatttatttttgctgtttaatTTTGGGGGAGGCTTGGAGATACTGACTTTCTTGGAAGCCCAGCAGGGGCTATTAAAAATGTGTGCTCACAGTAATTTATCCAGAAGTTGGGTGTAGCTGGAAGGTCTTTTAAGGGATCTAGTACATCATATTGCCAGCAGGGCTCAGCCTGTGACCAGCAAGGTCTGGGCTCCGTCTGGGGCCAGGGTCGAGGCTCATTCTGTGGCCTTGAGCAGAGCCCGGTGTGTGGCTGGGTCAGGTCCAGCAGAAGCCCCAGGGTTTTCCAGCCTCCATCTGAGTCCAGCTTTGATGCCTTTCCTGGTCAGACAGGAGCTGGGCCAGTGGCCAAGCTGCCAGCATGGCTTCCCCTGGGCCGGGCTGccaccttccttcccctcctgcaACCAGGGATTGCAGATGAGAGCTCTCCAGGGAAGCTCCTGGCAGAGGATCCGCCTGGCCCCAGAGCTGTGAAAACAACAGCTGGGCCCGGTGTGGGTGGGGAGGCTGAACGAGAGGCCGGTTCCCTTGGCTGCTGGGCAGGGGCTTCTGTCCTGCACAGCTGCCTCAGGCACCTCTTTCCAAAGGTGTATCCAGCTTCCCAGGCCCACTCCGAGGCCCCACACCATCAGGGAGGTTGAGGGCACAAAGCAGTGATGCCTGGCCTCAGCCCCAGCTGCATGACCAGCTCACAAAGGAACACCTTCGAGGCCTGTGGGTTGTTCAAAGAGGGGTGTAGGAATGTGCCCTGGAGAGCAGAGGCCTGGCTGCAGAAGAGAAGCCTGGAAGGGGTGATGCAGGAAGGCCAGAGCCCGAGTGCCTGCCGGGCCAGGGGCCCCACCCCCAGGGCAGAAGCAGGCCTGGCCCAGGGCAGAAGCAGGCCTGGCCCTGGCAGCTGGCGGGAGGCCGCTGGTTCTTCCTGGCACTGTCCTTGCCTGGCCTCTTTGGTGGGTGGCCAGGCAAGGACAGCCTCTAAGTGGCTACCTTATTGGCCATCATCTGGGAAGCCAGGAGGGGGCAAGAAATGAGGGGGATGTGGGGCCCTCTTCCAAGGTTCCCCTCCTCAAGGCCCAAGGTATGCAGATGGCCTTCACCCAGCCCTTCTAGCCCTGTCTGGGCAGGACCCCACCTAGACCTCACAAATCTCTCCCAATTTTTGCCCAGCATGGTGCCCATGATGGAAACCACTCCCTACCCTGCTTCAGGGCCCTGGGTCCCCAGGCCCGCCCCCACCCTGAGGGTGCCTCTCTACCTCTTCCCCCAGAGCCCCTCCCCTGACCTGAGGGCCAGGAGCGACCTCCCTCTCCCTGTGTTTCTACTGCAGCTGTCCACTGGCCTGGCGGCCTGAACTCCTTGGGTGGAGGAGCCAGCTGCAGGGTTGCTGTGGGGACCTCTGCCTGACGTTCTTTGCCAATGGCTGGGGCCCCTGCCCCGCCCAAGAGGGAGCCCAGCGTGTtcctgtgtgtgcatttgtgcgtGTGTATGCGTGTGCATGTTTGCGCGTgtgcatacatgtacatgtttgtACGTGTGTGTGCCCGTGGCTGTGCCTGTCCCATCTGCGTCCCCATCATGCCTCATGCTGGGGCAGGGAGGCAGTAAGGACCTCACCTCACTGGGGACTGACTAGGGGTGAGCTTCCCACCTTGCCCTGTCATTTCCTGATTTGGAAAACATTTCCTGGGAGCACAGTTGTTGCTCAAGACTGAGCAGCTGGGGACCATCAGACGTGGCTCTCTGTCCCTCCAGCCTGTGCtggcctgcccccacccccaggcctatAAGCTGGGCAGGCTTCAGGGCAGGAACTCCCTGGGGTGAGTAGGCCATTCTGTGGGCTAAGGCCCCTTCTCCCAACCCCACCCTAGCTGCCTCTGGGGAGCCCCCTGTGGTGTGTGGCCAGAGGTCAGtccctccctgctgcctcctccccagcccgGTCCAGGCCCCTGGGAGTTTTGGGTCTGCCCAGGGCTGTGGCCTGAGCCTGTCTGGACCTGTCTGGAGAGGGGGTGGCATGTGGTCCTCCTCTCCCTTTCAGGGAGGGGTGTCCCAGCAGAGAGGCAAAGTGAGGGGACCCACACCAGGAAGGGGCTCCGCTGTTGGGACAGGCGGCCACACAGGCTGGAAACCCTGGGACATTAAGGCCCTGCTGTTCCTTCTCTCTGCTGGAAGGCTCTTTCTCGAGTACTCCTTGTGTTCGTGTCCCCAGTAACCCCCTGTTCTCACAGGGAAACAAGTAGACCGCATCTTTTTGCGTGGGCACGGCCCACCCCTCCTAGCCTGGCAGTGCTGGCCCGGCGCCTGCGTGTCCCCAGCATTGAGACTGGGGTGTGGCCGTGCCTAGCACACAGATGACAGACGAATGGACAGACACCCCCTGCCCAGGCTGCTATCCACCAGATGTCTGCCACCCCAGCTGCCACTGGCACGGGGGACTGACTAGGGGTCAGCTCTGGGGCAAGAGGGGCAGGCCTGGGCTCCTGGGAAGTGAAAAGTGAACCCCCGAGGCCCCCAGGACCTGCCCTCAGGCCCTGGCATGTCCTTGACCCCATTGAATAGTTGGGTCTAGGAGCTGGGTGGGCACTGCTCTCTTGGCAACCCCTGCTCTGCCCCACTTACTGTTTGGGAGTTCAGGCACACCCCAGAGCCGTGCCTCAGGCCCGCACCGATGCCCCTCACAGCCCCTTCCCGTCTCTGTTCCCGGGTGTGCATGACATGTTTGTGAGATacacaaaaaacagcaacaaaaggcCCTGGCTGTGGGACTGGGCGTTCTGCCCTCGGCTTGGGTCAGGGGTGGGGTCAGAGGCCCCCGGAGTTGCCCTTTTCCCTGGGGTCAAACATGACTACAGCTAGCTGGGGACAAAAGGCCCTTCTTCTTCTGCAGAAGCTGGATTGTGCGGAGGAGGGAGCATTCCCAAAGGCGGGTGGGGGCAGGGGCGGTGCCCAAGTGAGAGCAGCGTCCCAGCTTCCCGGAACCCCCTCCACCTGCCTGCAGACAGACCAGCAGGCCTGGCTGGCTCCAGGAAGTGAGGCAGAGGGACTCCCACAGCCCAGGCCAAGGCTGTGGGGGCAGGGCAGCCACAGCTACTCCAGGCTGCTCTCTACCTGTGGGGCCCCAGCCCACCAGGATC harbors:
- the TMEM278 gene encoding transmembrane protein 278, with protein sequence MSEQGRETEMEEDEGGGASDTAPMLPRRPPDDQASALTCPGWLGLAARGLGPLLLLGRLLAGLLLHLLLPATAFLLVLLPAAAIVYLGFLCHSRVHPAPGPRCRALFSDRGSAALIAFGLLSLPPLLVLASAVRARLARRLRPLLPPPASTPGSRRSPGHPDGEGQLCAWV
- the ANKRD65 gene encoding LOW QUALITY PROTEIN: ankyrin repeat domain-containing protein 65 (The sequence of the model RefSeq protein was modified relative to this genomic sequence to represent the inferred CDS: inserted 1 base in 1 codon), whose translation is MCGSRVAWDTGLGQVRGFQAECRSLLPQMDFQRPELREEEEEEQEWQWIELDSEEALGTRTAGSSVFQGWGHLLQALWWGPAGLVMQLLQQGASVEERDHAGRTPLHLAVLRGHTPLVRLLLRRGAPVGAVDRAGRTALHEAAWHGHSQVAELLLRRGASATACSGTGLTPLHWAAALGRTXLAARLLEAPGPAAEAEAEAEDARGWTAAHWAAAGGRLAILELLAAGGAGLDGALLVAASAGQGAALRFLLARGARVDARDGAGATALGLAAALGRRQDIEVLLGHGADPGLRDRHGRSALHRAASRGHLSIVQLLVTRGAEVDARDTLGLTPLHHTSREGHMEVASCLLDKGAQVDAAGWLRKTPLHLAAERGHGPTVVLLLSRGASPILRTQWAEAAQMPEGGLPQVLPELQGGRKECEGVEPTS